TGGCATCTGACCACATGGCGATGTGATCACGACATAAACACATCAGGGTCAAGCAGGCCTTGAACGAGGTTGGTGTTGGCCTCAGCGGCCCCATTTGGCATCTTTAAAGCAAAGACTTCAGTCCACATACTTTTGAAGGTTCTTTCTTCCACTTTCTGGGAGCCCCTGAGCAGTCCTGTTCCTCAGGAGAGCTCACTCTGCCCTGCCCCACTCCACCGGGCCAAGGGGGTCTTCTTGTCCTTTTATCCCTCCACCTCTTTACTCCACCACTACTTCTGCCAAGTAGTTTTTGTATTAGCATGTTATCACACTGTTAAGAACAatgttgaaaaaggaaaaaacacccCCCCACTTCCTTCACCTCACTGTCCCACCACATGgcgccactttttttttctttggatcAGCTTCTGGCCTTATTTCCCCTCATCCTCCACCTCCAGCTTCTCAGTTTCCTGCCCTAATCTCTTTCTATGGCTCCAGACATTTGCTAATGTTGTTTCTTCTGACTGGTATACTCCTTTCTCCAAGACCTTCCCTGAGGGGTGCTGAGGACAGAGGGGGAGATGGCCCTCATCCATTCCTCCAGCTTTCCCCCTGCCCCAGAGTTCAAGATGCTCAGCAAGGCATCTTGAGAGCATGATGTGGTAGGGTTGGGCCACGATGAGTGAGCCAAGCATAGTGAATACTAGGGTGGAAGGGGCAGAGATGCAAGATGTGGGGCTGTGTCCTGCCTCCAGTAACCCAAGTTTGCATGTGGTACCGTCACAGTCTGACCCCTTGGAAATGTGACCAAGACAGAGCAGCTGGGACCAGCTGTTGATCCTATGTTTTTCCCATTTGTTGATGTATTTCTTGGCAGAGTGTGAACTGGGACACACCTTGTCCCAAGCAGGCATGACCGGGTCCAAGCTTTCTCCTCTGCTTGTTTTAGACTTTCCTGGACATTTCTTAGTCATCCCAGCACTGAGCTGCTATTTTTAGTGCCACCACCTCCTAGGGGACCTAAAATAAAGCTGGCTCAGCTTCCTGGCCCCTCATTGGCTGGAGTGTTGGTCACAGGCAGGGAGATTGGCTGGATTGGGGATAAGCCACTGCCCACTAACACTGTCCTTCCCTCTGGCTTCTCTGGCCTTGGGTGAGGTCATAGGGACTGGAGCAAACTAGCCCTCACCATGTTGAGTTGAGGGCTTTACTAGGTTCCCTTAGTGAGACCACAACCACTGGCAACATCAGGGTTCCACCCTCTTATAGAGAAGGGGACTGAGGCCCTAAGAAGTGCAGTGACTTGCGTGAGATCCCACTACTGCCAATGGTTGTCTGCCAGGGCCAAACCCGCCTCCTTACTGCTTTGGTTCAGAGTTCCTGTTACTAGGAGAGAGGGGGTGGGCTCCTCTACAGTCAGAGATGACTACAGAGCAACACACAGGTCTGCTGTCATGGATCCTGCAGGGAGATGCACGCCACCCTACCTGGGCCTGCCAAAGCGTGAGCGACTCTTTCATCTAGGGCTTGGGTTTTCCGTCTAGCAGCTTGGGGTCCCTGATATCTGTAGcagggcgggggttggggggccctcccctcccctccctctcctcccctcctcagaGACTGGAGAGGGGCAGCCCTTCTGATGGAGCCAGTGCTGGGATGGGGATGTGAAGACATGATACATTTCCCCCTCACAGCCTTCATTTCCCCTCCCAACATTTCTGTTATTACCTGTGATCCTCTGAACCCATGGTTCCAGCTCTGAAGTGGGTAGATGTAACCCCCATCAGTGACGAAATCATGTCACCTGGCCTCAGTGATGTAAACTGCCCCCTTAAGATAAAGTGTGTGCGGGGGGAGTCACTCACTGTCTTTGTTGCAAATGGGGCCTTGAGGAGCCATTTCCCCCCACTCTCACTGGGTCCTCTTCCACCTGCCAGTAAGCCCCGGGGGCCAGTGTTGAGGGACTGAGTGCTGAGTCTCAGCAGGACAAGGAGTGGGCCTGAAGGCTGCAATAGAAGACACTCCACATACAGACATCAGTAGTTCCCGACCTGCAAAATGGGAAGAATAGCAATAACTCTTGcaggttgttgagaggattaaatgaaaagatatggGGAGAGTGCTTAGCTCCTCCTTAAAAACCCATCCCTCCATTGGACTTGCTCTGACCTTCCTTTGTCCTGGCTCCACCCTCAGTACCCATCCTGCTGTTTCATCCACGAGAGCCCTTCAAAAGGAGGGTCTGGGTCTGGTCCACCTCTGGGCTCCCTGCACTGGTCTGTATTGAGGGATCGCCAGTCAGTTCCCTGGgccctctctgtgtttcctgggagAACAGACCTCAGCAAAAGACTCCTTACTCAAGGAGGTCTGGGAGGGGTGGGAGTCAGTGAGGAGACTGGCTGGCTACCTCCTGCTTCCACGGTACCGAGGTACCAACACTACCCTCCCTGTCTCACTGGACTTGCAGGTCTCAACGAGGCCGGGTGACACTCCAGAATGGGAGACAAGCCAATTTGGGAGCAGATTGGATCCAGCTTCATTCAACATTACTACCAGTTATTTGATAACGACAGAACCCAACTAGGCGCAATTTATGTAAGTCTTCAGCTCTAGGACCAGAACGGGACCTCAGGGGATCAATTCAGATGTTGGGCCAGTGCCTCCAGTTCACAAGTTCTGGCAGCCCTCACTGAATTTGGCTGTTCCCTTTTATCTGAGCTACTCTCTATGGCACAGGGGGCTTAAGGCCTAGCCCAACTCCCTGGTCCACACATTGCTTTCTGTCATCTATAAGACTGGATTCTGATACCCTAGGCAGCAGGTTCTGGGCTTGCCATTCCGTGATCCTGGGCGTGCCTCTGTTCTAGATTGGGCAGCAGCAGACAGAGGCTAGGGCTCATGGTGCCCTCTGGAGGCAGCAGCTGTAAGCATCAGTGCCCCACTGATCTCTCCTGGAGGCCCCAGGTCCACCTTCCTTTGGGGGGGCCAAAAGCCCCTGAATGCTCATGGGAAACGAATGGGGTTAGTCCAGGGAGGTTGGTGTGTCTTGAGAAACCCTTCTGTGCGGGTATGATTTGCTGCTATTTTAGTGATGTTCATATATACCAAGAGTTAATTGTATTTGACCCTGCCCAAGACAGAAATGTGATTGATCAGGCCACCCCTAGCAGGTCTGCCCAGGATAGGAGAGGTAGGAGTCATCCAGCGTAGCCTTGCAGTCTGACTGGGCTGTGGGCAAACTcctttgtgtctccctccaaaAAGTCAGGGCCAGTTCagaaattttgaagaaaagaaaatgatcttaCCAGTGGAAGAACAAATCCAGCACAGGTATTTGATTGTCATTATCATaggtagagaattttaaaaactcaaactgGTATGACTCTGGGATCCTTGGCACTTCTACCTTATtgcttttaaaatcaattaaagcAGGCCTGACCCAGAGAAGAGTTAGCAAGGTCCTAAAAGAGTACTTTATGTATGTCATTTTATATAAACCTCAGCACATGTTCCTTTTaaagatcaggaaactgagtctcgggggggaaaaaaagagtagctTGCTTAATGTCAGAGCTGGTAAGTAGCAGAGGCACTTTTGAGTTCTGCCCCTGAAGGCTATGGCaggagagatggggtggggaAGAAGTGAAGGTACTGGGTTACATGTTGATGGTAGGGAGGGTTCCAGGCAAGGCCTTGTCAGCCTCCATTCCTCCCTGACCCCATGAGGAGGGCCTCTGTGGAACTCACTGATGGCTTTTCTGGGACTGGTGCTGACTGACCATGCAGCAGGATGGCTTTTGACTGAGCCCTGGCCACATATAGCCAGCCTGGAGCTCATGCATATCAAAGGCCATACAACTTCTTGAATAAAAGGTGGGAAGTGAACTTACTTATTAATAAGTTCGTATTTTGTTACATAGTCTTTTGGAGCTTGGGTTCTGCAGTGCTGGGGTGTAATTAAAGAAGTTGTTCATCCTGTAAAGTTTGGAAGTTaccctcattttccttctttacagacagggaaactaaGACATGAACTAATTTCCCCAAGCAAGACCCTTGTCAGGGTCCCTTCAGGGCCTCAGAGATACTCCTTGTGCTCTGAAGCCCTGACCCCAGGTTTCCTGGTTTTCAGATTGATGCGTCATGCCTTACGTGGGAAGGACAGCAATTCCAGGGGAAAGCTGCCATTGTGGAGAAATTGTCTGTAAGTAAGGGCCAGGGCTGGGCTGCAGGcagctccttccccaccccactggCCACAGCCCACCACCCACTCTTTCCTTTGCAGAGCCTTCCGTTCCAGAAAATCCAGCATAGCATCACGGCGCAGGACCATCAGCCCACGCCAGATAGCTGCATCATCAGCATGGTTGTGGGCCAGCTCAAGGTAATAGTGCTGCTGCCTTGCAGTGCTGCTGTCCTGCTTCTCAAGGGACACCCAAAGTGATGCCTAGAGCTGTGTAGCTCAGTACAATAGCCATCAGCCACATGTggtgatttttaaattacattaagtaaaatgaaataaaattaaaatatagttccTCAGTTGCATTAGTCATACTTCAAGTGCTTGTGGCTGCCTATTGGACAGCGCAAACATAGAACATTTCTGTTACTGCAACAAATCCTATTGGAGAGCACTGGTATAGAGCATTTTTGGAAAAGGGACAAGAGGTATAGGAGCAGGATGGGGCTGTGATCCAAGCCACTGGGCCTTTGCACTGCCGCAAGGTGTAGGTGGGCCTTCTGCAGGCAGCTGATCCTGAACTGGAGTCCATGCTGCCACTCCCCAAGCTGGCTGCTGATTCTTCCACCTGCTGAGCAAAGCAGATTCCTGAAACTCTTGCTTCTCTTTGCatttctccttccacttctcaAGACCTGTTACCTGCAAAGCCTTCCTGTGGTCCCGTACCCCCCAGGAACTCCTACTTGTTATGCTCTAACAGGCTGAAGCCAGATTCTTGATTTCCAAAAAAAgcctctcctccttcccaaagCAGGACAAATGAGCTGCCCCTTAACCAGGTTCCAACCTCCTGGGCCTGTGGCATCATGGGGCCCAGAATAACAGGCCCACATGCCTTCTCCCTAGGCTAGGCAGGGCTTCTTGAGTCCGGTACAAGGGTGGaagaaagtgggggggggggctaGGCCTCTCCAGTGGACCCAGACGGACCTGGCTTCTGGCCTGTTCTTTCCTGTTAGTTTATCCTGCCTGTCCAAGATACCGTGCCCAGAGAGTGTGCTCAAATAGGCCTTGGGAGTGAGGAGGTCTCTCCTGGCGTCTTAGTGCCCACTTTCCCAGGCTGGAATCAGGTAGCAGTGCCTCTTCCCACCTGGCTTCAGGTTCTTTCTGGTGTTTTTGTCCAACTCCCAAAAGACTGATTTGCCTCCTTGCTGATGATAATTCCTGGAAAAAACAGTGATGTTAGAAACACCGTTGGTTGGCTGGGCTCCTACCTCAACTAGGCCTCATCTGGGTATTCTGCAGTTTGGGTGGAAGtctcttgcctttcttttttcgTTGCAAATATGTTACATCAGAAGAAACAGATTACCTGATAGTGCTGcattggtttttttcccctgtagagCTGTAATCAGTGTGAGCTTGGTTTTGAGCCTTTTCTCATGTACTTGGCCATAGTCAGTATCAGTAGTAGCTTCTCCTGGTTGGACTAACTGGCATAATCAGACGCTAAGATTGTTTAGTTTTCAGATTACTGTGAGTTACATGGTAAGTGCTGCAGAACTCTTTCAAATTGATCACTTGTGCCCAGAAACATGGGTTCAGAGGCACGTACGTTCTCTGCTCTGTTGCTGTAGCTAACTGGTGAGTTGTTCTGCAGTTTGTGTACATAGCAGTGTGAGCTGCCATCTCAAGGCCCCTTTGTGTCCAGTTCAGTGTTTCATACATTGTGTCAATTCATAGTCACAAGTACCCTTTAGCTCTCCTAGGATTTGCGCCCAAATTGTAGGGCCTGATCCCAAAGTCAGCGTTCACCTCCTGCTGAACACCCTTCCTGTTCCTTGGCCACCTTACTGaaccattttctctctcctcacaGGCCGATGAAGACCCCATCATGGGGTTCCACCAGATGTTCCTATTAAAGAACATCAATGATGCTTGGGTTTGCACCAATGACATGTTCAGGCTTGCCCTGCACAACTTCGGCTGACCTCCTCCCAGCCAGGCACTCATGctgtttcctcctccctcctcttcccgaTATTATTCATGCTCCTCCAGATGCTCCAAATATCATACACAAATGAGCAGGGCCGCGGTGGGAGTGGGCGCGGTGCGCTACTGCTGCCGAGGTATTGTGCATGATGTTTGGACGCTAGACTAGTTGCATCTGACGGGAGAAGTTTGTGTTGTACCAGCGCATGCCTTGGAAAGACTTAAGTAATGCGAaaggttgtatttttttttttttttttaatctactgaCAAGTTGCTCTAGTAACCCAAAGAAGTGAAGGAGAAAGCAGCTGCCTCACCACCGAGATATTGATTTGTTCAGATGTTTCAATGCCTCATGATACAATAAAACCACGAAAATTTTCTTAACagtttaaattgttttaattagtTTAATAGTTGGCTGGGCATCAGTAACTACCCTGCCTCATTGGCTCTCTCATGTCTCACCGTCCCACCTCTATCCCACTTCAGCGATACCTGTTGCAAGGAGAAAACGCTGAAGCAGCACTCTCAGCTGGCTTTTCTCAGAAGCCCTGTAGGGCAGAGTGTTCCCTCCATGGCCCACCTGGTCTTGGGAAAGTGAGCTGCAGACAGGCAGAGCTCAGGTCTGACCTGAAGCTTCCCTTGCACTGAAGCCTCTGCAGTCAGTTCCGACACCTCCTGTGACCTCTACACTGGGTAGGGTCAAGGCTCTAATGACATGTGAGATGACCCAGAACCCCACTGAAGATGGAAAAGCCTTGGCAAAAATGGCCCAT
This genomic window from Mesoplodon densirostris isolate mMesDen1 chromosome 19, mMesDen1 primary haplotype, whole genome shotgun sequence contains:
- the NUTF2 gene encoding nuclear transport factor 2, translating into MGDKPIWEQIGSSFIQHYYQLFDNDRTQLGAIYIDASCLTWEGQQFQGKAAIVEKLSSLPFQKIQHSITAQDHQPTPDSCIISMVVGQLKADEDPIMGFHQMFLLKNINDAWVCTNDMFRLALHNFG